A window of Cheilinus undulatus linkage group 1, ASM1832078v1, whole genome shotgun sequence contains these coding sequences:
- the abcb10 gene encoding ATP-binding cassette sub-family B member 10, mitochondrial: MRLLFRMFRCTHGVHLTTLKLTHPRMLWLEHRLTLSTAYRRKTQSTGAKFPGRPTPAFLTRPFISVLPSKCVSELCSHAQKGRAPTGTHTPVAFASSSATSTPTPTGSLKSQADAKKDQTPTTVPLEDVKRILRLAHPERWRLAAAVGFLTISSAVSMSAPFFLGKVIDTIYTTGADAETMAASLTSLCIMLTGVFLCGGAANAARVYLMQISGEQIIRDLRASLFSSILRQEVAFFDKNRTGELINRLSADTAVVGNSITDNLSDGLRAVAQAVAGVSMMFYISSSLASFVLLIVPPLAGLAIIYGRYLRSISKRTQDALAQATQLAEERISNLRTVRAFGKELSEASRYTQKIDQVLSLARKEAALRSGFFGVTGLSGNLMILSVLYNGGLLMADQHITVGELSSFLMYTFWVGISIAGLSSFYSELMKGFGAGSRLWELLDRKPEFPLNEGLILPADQLKGQLEFCDVFFAYPTRKEAPIFQNLNLLVPAGTIMAVVGPSGSGKSSLVSLLLRLYDADAGVITVDGHDIRDLNPYWLRSHIGTVSQEPVLFSCSIRDNIAYGAIDPNSVTSEDIYRAARVANAYTFIQAFPKGFDTVVGEKGVLLSGGQKQRIAIARALLKNPKILLLDEATSALDAENEFLVQEALERLMEGRTVVIIAHRLSTIQNASAVAVLDQRHIAECGQHTELLGNRQGLFRKLMEKQAFLQEEQKRALR, translated from the exons ATGCGGCTTTTATTTCGCATGTTTAGGTGCACACATGGGGTGCATTTAACCACACTGAAGCTAACACATCCGAGGATGTTATGGTTGGAGCACCGTCTCACCCTCTCCACTGCCTACCGGAGGAAAACACAGTCAACAGGGGCCAAGTTTCCTGGCCGTCCGACACCTGCCTTCCTCACCCGGCCTTTCATCTCCGTCCTGCCCTCCAAAtgtgtctctgagctctgttcACACGCACAGAAAGGCCGAGCACCCACAGGCACCCATACACCTGTTGCCTTTGCCAGCTCTTCAGCCACCTCCACACCTACACCAACCGGATCTTTGAAGAGCCAGGCGGACGCAAAGAAGGACCAAACACCGACCACGGTTCCCCTGGAAGATGTGAAAAGGATTTTGAGACTTGCCCATCCGGAGAGATGGAGGCTGGCAg CTGCTGTGGGCTTTCTCACCATCTCCAGTGCAGTGAGCATGTCAGCTCCATTCTTCCTGGGTAAAGTGATCGACACCATTTACACCACAGGAGCAGATGCAGAGACCATGGCTGCCTCCCTGACATCATTATGCATCATGCTCACAGGAGTGTTCCTGTGTGGAGGAGCAGCCAATGCTGCCAGGGTTTACCTCATGCAGATCTCAG GCGAACAGATTATTCGTGATCTCCGCGCCTCGTTGTTCTCATCCATcctcagacaggaagtggcattTTTTGACAAGAATAGGACTGGTGAGCTCATCAACCGCCTCTCCGCTGACACAGCCGTGGTGGGAAACTCAATCACAGACAACTTATCAGACGGGCTGCGGGCAGTGGCCCAGGCCGTTGCTGGTGTCAGTATGATG TTCTACATCTCCTCCAGTCTAGCAAGCTTTGTGCTGCTGATTGTTCCCCCTCTGGCCGGCCTCGCTATCATCTACGGCAGATACCTTCGCTCCATTTCCAAGCGTACACAGGACGCTCTCGCACAAGCAACACAG ttGGCAGAGGAGCGCATCAGCAACCTACGGACTGTCAGGGCTTTTGGTAAAGAGCTGTCAGAGGCCAGCAGATACACACAGAAGATAGACCAGGTTTTGAGCCTGGCCAGGAAAGAAGCTGCGCTACGGTCTGGCTTCTTTGGAGtg ACTGGGCTGAGTGGGAACCTAATGATCCTTTCAGTGCTGTACAATGGAGGCCTTCTAATGGCTGACCAGCACATAACTGTGGGGGAGCTCTCATCCTTCCTCATGTACACTTTCTGGGTTGGCATCAGTATTGCAG GTCTGAGCTCATTCTACTCTGAGCTGATGAAGGGTTTTGGGGCAGGATCCAGACTGTGGGAGCTACTTGACAGAAAACCTGAGTTTCCTCTGAATG AGGGCCTCATTCTCCCTGCAGACCAGCTGAAGGGTCAGTTGGAGTTCTGTGATGTCTTCTTTGCCTACCCAACCCGTAAGGAGGCTCCAATTTTCCAGAACCTGAATTTGCTGGTACCGGCTGGCACCATCATGGCCGTGGTGGGACCAAGTGGGTCTGGAAAGTCATCCCTGGTGTCGCTGCTGCTCAGGCTGTATGATGCTGACGCTG GTGTCATCACTGTAGATGGCCATGACATCAGAGATCTAAATCCCTATTGGCTAAGGAGTCACATTGGGACTGTCAGCCAG GAGCCAGTGCTGTTTTCATGCTCAATAAGAGATAATATAGCATACGGGGCAATAGACCCGAACTCTGTGACGAGCGAGGACATCTACAGAGCTGCCAGAGTAGCCAATGCCTATACCTTTATCCAGGCTTTTCCTAAAGGCTTTGACACTGTGGTGGGGGAAAAAGGAGTGCTCCTGTCAG GTGGTCAGAAGCAGAGGATAGCCATAGCAAGAGCACTGCTCAAG AATCCAAAGATCCTGCTTTTGGATGAAGCTACAAG TGCATTGGACGCTGAGAACGAGTTTCTGGTGCAGGAAGCCTTGGAGCGATTGATGGAAG GGAGGACAGTTGTGATCATCGCTCACCGCCTGTCAACCATCCAGAATGCCAGTGCTGTTGCCGTTCTGGACCAGAGGCATATCGCCGAGTGCGGCCAGCACACAGAGCTGCTTGGCAACAGGCAAGGACTGTTCAGGAAACTGATGGAGAAGCAAGCGTTTCTACAAGAAGAACAGAAAAGAGCACTGCGCTGA